A single Triticum dicoccoides isolate Atlit2015 ecotype Zavitan chromosome 2A, WEW_v2.0, whole genome shotgun sequence DNA region contains:
- the LOC119354003 gene encoding BTB/POZ domain-containing protein At5g48130-like has protein sequence MEKMIGRGVEMGTEVEMSPAAKEAAAAAMFSPYSSPSTAFLLQRRVLSWAKETGSPATVRVRVADRSFILHRDPLASRSRYFSQAMEEVSGDVELPDSFPGGSDAFEVIGLFCYGDSVALDPFNVAAVRCAAEFLDVGGLGARCDLYINQVVLQSWDDALIVLQRCQPLLPAAEELLIVSRCVESLAFMACMEILDPEQRRDQPGVDDAGARGLVGRRWDAEVVKELAARDLWIKDLIALPFEFFKRIVQALRRQGMKEKYVSPVVLFYANKWVLSKKTHKFWASTDEAGDGETDANRRATEILQGVVDLLPVEASGAVPVAFYFALLSRSLALELKEESRTRLRDQVASQLQFASADDLPLPEQDADRSVSVADSLEVVTMESIVSNHVAMQRQGAEAVAELWDRYLVQIVADPKLRPERLAELIGVVPAGDRKTHDHLYEAINTYLLEHPGLSGEEKAALCGHLECRKLSHEACIQAVQNERMPLRFIVQALFVQQMHTHRAFAERSDSFRYMLSGELIPGVAGAYTPSPGCPVPTSQPLSTTSPYTDAHTNAALDGKLRARGDDDAASDYETASFRIQALEQEIVSLKKTLQRHNTLKGGSVRKDSKEPSFRADAAAPVAIRRRAPASGSCIGSMRWGSQRRCASRILRVFTRLAVFGRSRSRGKQSKCRAAAEQLSCL, from the exons ATGGAGAAGATGATTGGGAGGGGGGTGGAGATGGGGACGGAGGTGGAGATGTCGCCGGCTGCCAAGGAAGCGGCGGCCGCTGCCATGTTTAGCCCCTACTCGAGCCCCAGCACGGCCTTCCTGCTGCAGAGGAGAGTTCTTTCCTG GGCGAAGGAGACCGGGTCGCCGGCGACGGTGCGCGTTCGCGTCGCCGACAGGAGCTTCATTCTGCACAGG GATCCTCTGGCGTCAAGAAGCAGGTACTTCAGCCAGGCGATGGAGGAGGTGTCCGGAGACGTCGAGCTGCCGGACAGCTTCCCCGGCGGCTCTGACGCCTTCGAGGTGATCGGGCTCTTCTGCTACGGCGACTCCGTGGCGCTCGACCCGTTCAACGTGGCGGCGGTGCGCTGCGCGGCCGAGTTCCTGGACGTGGGCGGCCTGGGCGCGCGCTGCGACCTCTACATCAACCAGGTGGTGCTGCAGAGCTGGGACGACGCGCTCATCGTCCTGCAGCGCTGCCAgcccctcctccccgccgccgaggAGCTCCTCATCGTCAGCCGCTGCGTCGAGTCGCTGGCCTTCATGGCGTGCATGGAGATCCTCGACCCGGAGCAGCGGCGGGACCAGCCCGGCGTCGACGACGCCGGCGCGCGCGGCCTGGTCGGCCGCCGCTGGGACGCCGAGGTCGTCAAGGAGCTCGCCGCGCGCGACCTCTGGATCAAGGACCTCATCGCCCTCCCCTTCGAGTTCTTCAAGCGGATCGTGCAGGCGCTGCGGCGGCAAGGGATGAAGGAGAAGTACGTGAGCCCCGTGGTGCTCTTCTACGCCAACAAGTGGGTGCTCTCCAAGAAGACCCACAAGTTCTGGGCGAGCACGGACGAGGCCGGCGACGGCGAGACCGACGCCAACAGGAGGGCCACGGAGATACTGCAGGGCGTGGTCGACCTGCTCCCGGTGGAGGCGAGCGGCGCCGTCCCGGTGGCCTTCTACTTCGCGCTGCTGTCGCGGTCGCTCGCCCTCGAGCTGAAAGAGGAGAGCCGGACGAGGCTGCGGGACCAGGTAGCGTCCCAGCTGCAGTTCGCCAGCGCGGATGACCTGCCGCTGCCGGAGCAAGACGCCGACCGGTCCGTCTCCGTCGCCGATAGCCTGGAGGTGGTGACAATGGAGAGCATCGTCTCAAACCACGTCGCCATGCAAAGACAAGGGGCCGAGGCCGTGGCGGAGTTGTGGGATCGGTACCTCGTGCAGATCGTCGCTGATCCGAAGCTCCGGCCGGAGAGGCTGGCTGAACTGATCGGCGTCGTTCCGGCCGGCGACCGGAAGACCCACGACCATCTATACGAGGCAATCAACACTTACTTACTG GAGCATCCCGGGCTGTCCGGCGAGGAGAAGGCGGCGCTGTGCGGGCACCTCGAGTGCCGGAAGCTGTCGCACGAGGCGTGCATCCAGGCGGTGCAGAACGAGCGGATGCCGCTCCGGTTCATCGTGCAGGCGCTGTTCGTGCAGCAGATGCACACGCACCGCGCCTTCGCGGAGCGCTCCGACTCGTTCCGGTACATGCTCTCCGGCGAGCTGATCCCGGGCGTCGCCGGCGCGTACACGCCGAGCCCGGGGTGCCCCGTCCCCACGAGCCAGCCGCTGAGCACCACGAGCCCGTACACGGACGCCCACACCAACGCCGCGCTCGACGGGAAGCTGCGCGCCCGCGGCGACGACGACGCGGCGTCGGACTACGAGACGGCGAGCTTCAGGATCCAGGCGCTGGAGCAGGAGATCGTCTCGCTGAAGAAGACCCTGCAGCGGCACAACACCCTGAAAGGAGGCTCGGTTCGCAAGGACAGCAAGGAGCCGAGCTTCAGGGCGGACGCGGCGGCGCCGGTGGCGATCAGGCGGCGAGCGCCCGCGTCCGGCAGCTGCATCGGGTCCATGCGCTGGGGCTCGCAGCGGCGGTGCGCCAGCAGGATCCTGCGCGTGTTTACGAGACTGGCCGTGTTCGGGCGGAGCAGGTCCCGAGGGAAGCAGAGCAAGTGCAGGGCTGCAGCAGAGCAGCTCAGCTGCTTGTAG